The sequence below is a genomic window from Ferrovum sp. JA12.
GTCATGCCACGACCGTACAAGGACAAAAATCTTGTCGTCAAAGTCTGTCCAGCCGGGTTTGATGTTTCGGGGATCAGTTGCGGCTCAAAGCTGCTTTGCCGGTCGCGCGGAATTTCGATAGGCAATTCGCCAAACTCACCTTTGAGCGTCTTGCGGCTGGTGCCATTACGGGCGTTGCCAGCGGTATTGGCGATGGGCTCATGCTTGTCATGCCCAAGGTGGGCTGCCATCTCGGCTTGCAGCGCACGTTCCACGACAGCCTTGGTGAGCTGTTTAAGCAAGCCATGCTCGCCCAGTATATCTTCGGGTTTCTGGTAGCCGGCCAGCAGTTGGTCAATCAAATCAGGCGAGGGGGATTTCTTTGTTACGGTCATGTTCACTTCCTTTTCAAAGTTAGGCAGATTTTCCTGCCAAATGACCGTTTACACAAAATTTCTTACACCCTCAAACCGTCGGTGCATTATCGCCCCAAATAGTCCTCCATTCCTTTTCAGCCTGACATGCCTCACGAAACACCGAGGTCCCAATTTCTAATATGATACGACTGGATTCTGCTATCGGAATAAACATTGACGGAGGAATATCTTCTCCTAAGAGACTCCAACGTAACAGTAATTCTGCACTGACAATTCGACCAGATTCAGACTCTACAATAGGCTGAAAGCGAACAGACAACTCATTTCTCTCTATTGCTAATCTAAGACCATTAATAATTTCAAGGCGTTTTTGTGCAAGTTTTTGTAAGTTATTATTAAAAAACACCCAACTGTCTCTTCCTTTTTCTTTCACAGAGTACATGGCTGTATCAGCTTGGCGTAATAGTTCGTCTGCGTTCTGCGTAGTAGAGTTGCTAATAGCTATCCCTATACTTGCACTAAGAAACAATACCCGTCCATCTACCTCAATTGGCTTTCTCAGTACGATGTTAATTCGTTCAGCGAGTGCTGATAGAGCTGAGGGTTGATCCACTTGTTCAAAGAGGATAATAAATTCATCACCCGATAATCGAGCGACTGTATCACTGGGTCTAACTTGTTCAACTAATCTATTGGAAATTATTTTGAGTACATCATTTCCAGTTTCGAATCCGTGTAAATCATTAATTGGCTTAAATCCGTCAAGATCAATATAGAATACAGCTACCAAACTTTCATTTCTCAGTGAATACTTTAATGCGTTTGTTAATCTTTCTTGGATAAATATTCGATTAGGTAGTCCCGTAAGTGGGTCATGCATAGCACGATAAATTAACTCTTGTTCGATTTTTTTTCTTTCTTCAATATCACGTAGAGAACATGCAAAATAGTCATAGAGTTCATTTTTAATATGGCTTACATTGATTTCTACGTCACGTTTTTCATTATCTTTTGTTCTAATTTTTATTGTTAATCTCTTAGCTGTCTTACTTAAGATGGAATCTAGTAAAGAATTATGATAAGTTGATTCAATAACGGTACTTTGTATTTCTTCAAGAATAATGTCTTCTAATGACTTTCCAATTAATTCTGTGACCGAATAACCTAATAATTTCTCCACTTGTTGGTTTACCATTTTAATAATCATTTCTGAATTACAAATGATTATTGCCTCAGGTGTGGTGTCGAATATAGCGTTAAGCCGAGATTCACTTTCCTTAAGTTCAGCTTCTATCTTTTTATGGCTTGTAATATCCCTCGCTATC
It includes:
- a CDS encoding sensor domain-containing protein gives rise to the protein MFSAISNNKNYGLGFFEAIITSSDDAIISMTLDGIITSWNPGAEKMFGYQAKEIMGCSTVVLAPKERQYEEQKVLAKISSGERVSHFETVRRRKDGRYINVSATISPIFDDQGKIVGASKIARDITSHKKIEAELKESESRLNAIFDTTPEAIIICNSEMIIKMVNQQVEKLLGYSVTELIGKSLEDIILEEIQSTVIESTYHNSLLDSILSKTAKRLTIKIRTKDNEKRDVEINVSHIKNELYDYFACSLRDIEERKKIEQELIYRAMHDPLTGLPNRIFIQERLTNALKYSLRNESLVAVFYIDLDGFKPINDLHGFETGNDVLKIISNRLVEQVRPSDTVARLSGDEFIILFEQVDQPSALSALAERINIVLRKPIEVDGRVLFLSASIGIAISNSTTQNADELLRQADTAMYSVKEKGRDSWVFFNNNLQKLAQKRLEIINGLRLAIERNELSVRFQPIVESESGRIVSAELLLRWSLLGEDIPPSMFIPIAESSRIILEIGTSVFREACQAEKEWRTIWGDNAPTV
- a CDS encoding transposase; amino-acid sequence: MTVTKKSPSPDLIDQLLAGYQKPEDILGEHGLLKQLTKAVVERALQAEMAAHLGHDKHEPIANTAGNARNGTSRKTLKGEFGELPIEIPRDRQSSFEPQLIPETSNPAGQTLTTRFLSLYGRGMT